In Gammaproteobacteria bacterium, the following proteins share a genomic window:
- a CDS encoding V-type ATP synthase subunit B, with translation MKEKEYRMATAARGALLFMKGVPDVALGDRVQVRDHKGNLRNGQVIKTSTEMALVQVFEGTEDLDLDRTWVRFLEEPFEVPLSPAILGRIFNGVGEPRDGRPPIVSSLKRNVNGSSVNPASRAYPKEFIQTGVSTIDGLNSLVRGQKLPIFSGSGLPHNRLAAQIVRQAKLPGEESNFAIVFAAMGVSYTDARFFEEEFESSGVLSNVSMYINLADDPPMERLILPRTALTAAEYLAFEQDRHVLVVITDMTHYAEALREVATAKGDVPARKGYPGYLYSDLAEIYERAGRIRNRHGSITMVPVLSMPSDDITHPIPDLTGYITEGQIVMSRELHNQGVYPPVNVPPSLSRLMKDGIGKDFTREDHPRVASQLYASYARALEARNLASIIGAEELSERDRRYLAFADAFEKRFVGQGEDDDRSIDGTLTLAWELLSLLPSDALARVTEADIKKYYNAEANAAES, from the coding sequence ATGAAAGAGAAAGAATACCGCATGGCTACCGCCGCCCGGGGCGCCCTCCTGTTCATGAAGGGCGTGCCCGACGTGGCCCTCGGCGACCGCGTGCAGGTCCGTGACCACAAGGGCAACCTGCGCAACGGTCAGGTCATCAAGACCTCGACCGAAATGGCGCTCGTGCAGGTGTTCGAGGGCACCGAGGATCTCGACCTCGACCGGACGTGGGTCCGGTTCCTGGAAGAGCCCTTCGAGGTCCCGCTGTCGCCGGCGATCCTGGGCCGCATCTTCAACGGCGTCGGCGAGCCCCGCGACGGGCGCCCCCCCATCGTCTCTTCCCTCAAGCGGAACGTGAACGGCTCTTCGGTGAATCCCGCCTCGCGGGCCTACCCGAAGGAGTTCATCCAGACCGGGGTGTCCACGATCGACGGCCTGAACTCCCTCGTGCGGGGCCAGAAGCTGCCGATCTTTTCGGGCTCCGGTCTGCCGCACAACCGGCTCGCCGCGCAGATCGTGCGCCAGGCCAAGCTGCCGGGCGAGGAGTCGAACTTCGCCATCGTGTTCGCGGCGATGGGCGTGTCCTACACGGACGCGCGCTTCTTCGAGGAGGAGTTCGAGTCGAGCGGCGTGCTCTCGAACGTGTCCATGTACATCAACCTGGCCGACGACCCACCGATGGAGCGGCTCATCCTGCCGCGCACGGCGTTGACGGCCGCCGAGTACCTGGCCTTCGAGCAGGACCGGCACGTGCTCGTGGTCATCACCGACATGACCCACTACGCCGAGGCCCTGCGCGAGGTGGCGACCGCGAAGGGCGACGTTCCGGCGCGCAAGGGCTATCCGGGCTACCTCTATTCGGACCTTGCGGAGATCTACGAGCGCGCGGGACGCATCCGCAACCGCCACGGCTCGATCACGATGGTTCCCGTGCTGTCGATGCCGTCCGACGACATCACGCACCCGATTCCCGACCTGACCGGTTACATCACGGAAGGTCAGATCGTGATGTCTCGCGAGCTCCACAACCAGGGCGTGTACCCGCCGGTGAACGTCCCCCCGTCGCTCTCCCGGCTGATGAAGGACGGTATCGGCAAGGACTTCACGCGCGAGGACCATCCTCGCGTGGCGAGCCAGCTCTACGCCTCCTACGCCCGGGCGCTCGAGGCCCGCAACCTGGCCTCGATCATCGGTGCGGAGGAGCTCTCCGAGCGCGACCGGCGTTATCTCGCCTTCGCGGACGCCTTCGAGAAGCGCTTCGTGGGCCAGGGGGAGGACGACGACCGTAGCATCGACGGGACGCTGACCCTGGCCTGGGAGCTGCTGTCCCTGCTGCCGTCCGACGCGCTGGCACGCGTGACCGAGGCGGACATCAAGAAGTACTACAACGCGGAAGCCAACGCGGCCGAAAGCTGA
- a CDS encoding V-type ATP synthase subunit D, with protein MEQRLKVPPTKSNLLRLKRQVAFLVQGHTLLERKKDLLTRLVYERLGHYRKLRKQTRQSVQDAYRWLGITHMRMGKQKLGQVAMGLPLSIDVHILPRSSLGVQYPAVTAERLPLQPVAALGTDATLDETRARFAEMAVMLARLGEAETALWRLLEEQRKTQKRVNALKYNVIPRYRNTIAFIVSTLEEEERNTLFQIKVLREREARRA; from the coding sequence GTGGAACAGCGACTGAAAGTACCGCCGACCAAGAGCAACCTGCTGCGCCTGAAGCGGCAGGTTGCCTTCCTGGTGCAGGGCCACACGCTGCTCGAGCGCAAGAAGGATCTGCTGACGCGCCTGGTGTACGAGCGGCTCGGCCACTACCGCAAGCTTCGTAAGCAGACCCGCCAGTCGGTGCAGGACGCCTACCGCTGGCTCGGGATCACCCACATGCGCATGGGCAAGCAGAAGCTGGGTCAGGTCGCCATGGGGCTGCCGCTCAGCATCGACGTGCACATCCTGCCGCGCAGCAGCCTGGGGGTGCAGTACCCTGCGGTGACCGCGGAGCGCCTGCCGCTGCAGCCGGTGGCGGCGCTCGGCACCGACGCCACCCTGGACGAGACCCGCGCGCGGTTCGCCGAGATGGCGGTGATGCTCGCCCGGCTCGGCGAGGCGGAGACCGCGCTCTGGCGCCTGCTCGAGGAGCAGCGCAAGACCCAGAAGCGGGTGAACGCGCTCAAGTACAACGTGATCCCGCGCTACCGCAACACCATTGCGTTCATCGTCTCGACCCTGGAGGAGGAGGAGCGCAACACCCTCTTCCAGATCAAGGTGCTGCGGGAGCGGGAGGCCCGCCGCGCTTGA
- a CDS encoding CRTAC1 family protein codes for MRALPRTAEALQKLRVPPGPVFEPTRPLAVSGLPRLAFAVDRPAAATAVDLNGDGRLDLFVPRVVAGSPPRNLVLMATADGTFAADTAHPLAAVTGVMAAAWGDLNRDGRTDVFLARRGPNQVWLQTAAGEWAATGERGGTAAGTYRSVDAALLDADQDGDLDVFVVNGDGPNELLANQGDGTFLPLPAGMEVAGTGRGSRTAVALDLDRDHDVDLLVLNEEPPHGVYLNGGAGDYQPAQGYETLAAAPALTALAADLNGDGSPEVYTVHPQGSVYRWLPLDGGFRAEVLARLEDEGPWAQLAVVDTDGNGALELLLARPGGWQILGASGKTLTETQAPEEDPLAGALAWPADPARGPSVLSLGGPIPLAVAAPGPGRYPFLALELSGVTDPSQALRSDPSGIGARVSVEVDGRRASLEAHRSHSGPGQGLTPRVVGLGEAGRAAFVAIEWPDGVSQHETDLGPGTVHRVVETRRKPLVQQGESGPKKRGE; via the coding sequence ATGCGCGCCCTGCCGAGGACCGCCGAGGCTCTGCAGAAGCTTCGCGTCCCGCCAGGGCCGGTGTTCGAGCCGACCCGGCCCCTGGCGGTCTCGGGCCTGCCCCGCCTCGCCTTCGCGGTGGACCGGCCCGCGGCCGCCACCGCGGTCGACCTGAACGGCGACGGCCGGCTCGACCTGTTCGTGCCCAGGGTCGTTGCGGGCTCGCCGCCGCGCAATCTCGTCCTGATGGCGACAGCCGACGGCACGTTCGCGGCAGACACCGCCCACCCGCTCGCAGCGGTCACGGGCGTGATGGCCGCCGCCTGGGGTGACCTGAACCGGGACGGGCGCACGGACGTGTTCCTCGCCCGCCGGGGACCGAATCAAGTGTGGCTCCAGACCGCCGCCGGAGAGTGGGCGGCGACCGGCGAGCGCGGCGGGACGGCGGCGGGGACCTACCGCAGCGTGGACGCCGCCCTTCTCGATGCCGATCAGGACGGTGACCTGGACGTCTTCGTGGTCAACGGGGACGGCCCGAACGAGCTGCTGGCCAACCAGGGGGACGGCACGTTCCTGCCCCTCCCCGCCGGCATGGAGGTCGCCGGGACGGGGCGGGGCTCGCGCACCGCCGTCGCCCTCGACCTGGACCGGGACCACGACGTGGACCTCCTGGTGCTGAACGAGGAGCCTCCCCACGGGGTGTACCTCAACGGCGGTGCCGGCGACTACCAGCCGGCCCAGGGCTACGAGACCCTCGCCGCCGCGCCGGCGCTCACGGCGCTGGCCGCCGACCTGAACGGGGACGGCTCGCCGGAGGTCTACACGGTCCACCCCCAGGGCAGCGTGTACCGCTGGCTCCCCCTGGACGGGGGCTTCCGGGCGGAGGTTCTTGCGCGCCTCGAGGATGAGGGCCCGTGGGCCCAGCTCGCCGTGGTCGACACGGACGGCAACGGCGCCCTCGAGCTGCTCCTGGCGCGGCCCGGAGGCTGGCAGATCCTCGGCGCGAGCGGGAAGACCCTCACGGAAACGCAGGCGCCGGAAGAGGATCCCCTCGCGGGCGCGCTCGCCTGGCCCGCCGACCCCGCGCGCGGCCCCTCCGTCCTGTCGCTCGGTGGACCGATTCCGCTCGCCGTCGCCGCCCCCGGACCGGGCAGGTACCCCTTCCTCGCCCTCGAGCTCTCGGGCGTGACCGACCCCAGCCAGGCGCTGCGCTCCGACCCCTCGGGAATCGGGGCCCGCGTCAGCGTCGAGGTCGACGGCCGGCGGGCGTCCCTCGAGGCCCATCGGTCCCACTCGGGCCCAGGCCAGGGGCTGACCCCCCGGGTCGTCGGACTCGGGGAAGCGGGGCGCGCCGCGTTCGTGGCCATCGAGTGGCCCGACGGCGTCTCCCAGCACGAGACCGATCTCGGGCCCGGCACCGTGCACCGGGTCGTGGAGACCCGCCGGAAGCCACTGGTCCAGCAGGGAGAGAGCGGGCCGAAAAAAAGGGGTGAGTAG
- a CDS encoding Dam family site-specific DNA-(adenine-N6)-methyltransferase — protein MPPRPRRPAAADAVLRDRQGHVQPPLKWAGGKRWLLPHLEPLWAPNRERRLAEPFCGGLGVALGLRPERALLSDVNPHAVNFYLWLQRGLALDVRAENDETLYYAHRERFNALILGGQAESREAAELFYYLNRSGYNGLCRFNRKGAFNVPFGRHARIHYVRDFAPFREALAGWTFRCGDFETLALEPEDFAYADPPYDVQFVDYSKDGFSWDDQVRLAHWLARHPGPVVASNQATARVLELYRDLGFAIRLLDAPRYISCTGDRSPVKEMLATRGVGR, from the coding sequence ATGCCCCCCCGTCCCCGACGCCCAGCGGCCGCCGATGCCGTCCTCCGGGATCGGCAGGGGCACGTCCAGCCGCCGCTGAAGTGGGCGGGCGGGAAGCGCTGGCTTCTGCCGCACCTCGAGCCACTCTGGGCCCCGAACCGGGAGCGCCGGCTGGCCGAGCCCTTCTGTGGCGGGCTCGGGGTCGCCCTTGGCCTTCGCCCGGAGAGGGCGCTGCTGAGCGACGTCAACCCCCACGCCGTGAACTTCTACCTCTGGCTCCAGCGCGGCCTTGCGCTGGACGTGCGCGCGGAGAACGACGAGACGCTCTACTACGCCCACCGCGAGCGCTTCAACGCGCTCATCCTCGGCGGGCAGGCCGAGAGCCGGGAGGCGGCGGAGCTCTTCTATTACCTGAACCGCAGCGGATACAACGGGCTCTGCCGCTTCAACCGCAAGGGGGCGTTCAACGTGCCCTTCGGGCGCCACGCCCGCATCCACTACGTACGCGACTTCGCTCCCTTCCGGGAGGCGCTGGCGGGGTGGACCTTCCGCTGCGGCGACTTCGAGACGCTGGCACTCGAGCCCGAGGACTTCGCGTACGCGGACCCGCCCTACGACGTGCAGTTCGTGGACTACTCCAAGGACGGGTTCTCGTGGGACGACCAGGTGCGGCTGGCGCACTGGCTTGCCCGGCACCCGGGCCCCGTGGTCGCCTCCAACCAGGCAACCGCGCGGGTCCTGGAGCTCTACCGTGACCTGGGGTTCGCCATCCGCCTGCTGGACGCGCCCCGCTACATCAGCTGCACGGGGGACCGGTCCCCCGTGAAGGAGATGCTGGCGACCCGGGGGGTGGGGCGCTAG
- a CDS encoding histidine triad nucleotide-binding protein, with translation MSECIFCKMVAGEIRPDVIYEDDDVLAFNDIHPQAPTHFLVIPKTHIATLNDLDEAHAPLVGKLFLTAKRIAADRGFAGPGYRTVLNCNAQAGQTVFHVHLHVLAGRLMGWPPG, from the coding sequence ATGAGCGAGTGTATCTTCTGCAAGATGGTGGCCGGCGAGATCCGGCCCGACGTGATCTACGAGGATGACGACGTCCTCGCCTTCAACGACATCCACCCCCAGGCCCCGACGCACTTCCTCGTCATCCCGAAGACGCACATTGCCACCCTGAACGACCTCGACGAGGCCCACGCCCCGCTCGTGGGCAAGCTGTTCCTCACGGCGAAGCGCATCGCTGCCGACAGGGGCTTCGCCGGTCCCGGTTACCGCACAGTGCTCAACTGCAACGCCCAGGCGGGCCAGACCGTCTTCCACGTCCATCTGCACGTGCTGGCCGGCCGGCTCATGGGCTGGCCTCCGGGCTGA